A stretch of Telopea speciosissima isolate NSW1024214 ecotype Mountain lineage chromosome 11, Tspe_v1, whole genome shotgun sequence DNA encodes these proteins:
- the LOC122646124 gene encoding methylenetetrahydrofolate reductase 1-like — MKVIEKIKAASKEEQEVLFSFEYFPPRTQDGVDKMLEQLDRMSLHSPAYWDITWRDSAAKLSLEMANVMQNLFSIETMMHLTCTKMPVEEIDHALDTIKSQGLHNVLALRGDPPLGQDKFVKTEGGFECALDLVTHIRNKYGDYFGITIAGYPEAHPDVLRIDDGLPTSEGYQNDLAYLKRKVDAGADLIITQLFFDTNIFLNFVNDCRQIGITCPIVPGILPINDYKGFLKMTNLCKTKIPTEITTALESIKDNEEAVRAYGIHIGTEMCKKILAHGIKTLHFYTVNKEIPALSILMNLGLISEINISRPLPINEEDVKKMSSELKKMLRR; from the coding sequence ATGAAGGTGatagagaagatcaaagcagcttcaaaggaagaacaagaagtgTTGTTCTCATTCGAATACTTCCCACCTAGGACACAAGATGGTGTTGACAAAATGCTTGAGCAATTGGATCGTATGTCACTCCATAGTCCAGCTTATTGGGACATCACCTGGAGAGACTCTGCTGCAAAACTCAGCCTTGAGATGGCCAATGTGATGCAAAACTTGTTCTCAATTGAAACCATGATGCACCTCACCTGCACCAAAATGCCTGTAGAGGAAATTGATCATGCCCTTGATACCATCAAGTCCCAAGGTCTCCACAATGTTCTTGCCCTTCGTGGTGATCCCCCTCTTGGCCAAGACAAGTTTGTCAAGACTGAAGGCGGGTTCGAATGCGCCCTCGACCTAGTAACCCATATTCGAAACAAGTATGGTGACTACTTTGGTATTACCATCGCCGGTTATCCGGAGGCACACCCCGATGTGCTACGGATCGATGATGGTTTACCAACTTCTGAAGGATACCAAAATGATCTTGCTTACTTGAAGAGGAAGGTTGATGCAGGGGCAGATCTTATCATCACTCAACTATTCTTTGATaccaatatttttcttaattttgtgAATGATTGTCGACAAATTGGAATTACGTGTCCAATTGTTCCGGGCATTTTGCCAATCAATGACTATAAGGGCTTCTTGAAGATGACTAATCTTTGCAAGACAAAGATACCAACTGAAATAACCACTGCACTGGAGTCTATTAAGGACAATGAAGAAGCTGTTAGGGCTTATGGAATTCACATTGGAACTGAGATGTGCAAGAAGATTTTGGCTCATGGGATTAAGACATTGCATTTCTATACTGTTAACAAGGAGATACCAGCATTGTCTATATTAATGAATCTTGGGTTAATCAGTGAGATCAATATCTCAAGGCCCCTGCCAATAAACGAGGAAGACGTCAAAAAAATGTCGTCGGAGTTGAAGAAGATGCTTCGTCGTTGA